The Labeo rohita strain BAU-BD-2019 chromosome 19, IGBB_LRoh.1.0, whole genome shotgun sequence genome window below encodes:
- the si:dkey-81h8.1 gene encoding uncharacterized protein si:dkey-81h8.1 isoform X2, with protein MGIESQGAVRPAGNLTPKQVKTFQNVEPKALGSIQIIIAVLCLCLSITILQLYEEVHFSPDVIVVVVIVVQLLVSGSILIHAGRFPSLFWVKATLVAHLVSAAFSTAVLGLLSRHLPYRQDTYHCEHCRRLEIYAVLLIDGFLATLVLFLVVELAICIVTILFGLSALAKGGMQLPGFRQRAASSHPEAVTPSQPQVEVMVSEVEPVPEREPEPKSEPIEEIPSPPTEPQVAPIDSLTDV; from the exons ATGGGCATTGAGAGTCAGGGCGCTGTGCGCCCTGCAGGAAACCTGACGCCAAAGCAGGTCAAGACATTTCAGAATGTGGAGCCGAAAGCACTTGGG TCCATTCAGATCATTATTGCGGTCTTGTGCTTGTGTCTGAGCATCACCATTCTTCAGCTTTATGAAGAGGTTCACTTCTCTCCTGATGTCATTGTTGTGGTAGTGATTGTTGTTCAG TTGCTTGTGTCTGGGTCCATTTTAATCCATGCTGGACGGTTCCCATCTCTGTTTTGG GTGAAAGCCACACTTGTTGCTCACCTGGTCAGTGCAGCGTTTTCCACTGCCGTTCTTGGGCTGCTGTCCCGTCACCTGCCATACCGTCAGGACACGTACCACTGTGAGCACTGCAGGAGACTGGAGATCTATGCTGTG CTCTTGATTGACGGCTTCTTGGCCACACTGGTTCTGTTTCTGGTGGTGGAGTTGGCGATCTGCATTGTAACCATTTTGTTTGGACTCAGTGCTTTGGCTAAAGGTGGCATGCAG CTTCCTGGTTTCAGACAGCGTGCTGCCTCATCTCACCCTGAGGCCGTCACCCCCAGCCAACCTCAG GTGGAGGTGATGGTGTCAGAGGTGGAGCCAGTGCCTGAGCGTGAACCTGAACCCAAATCTGAGCCCATAGAAGAAATCCCTAGCCCTCCCACTGAACCTCAAGTAGCCCCCATTGACTCTTTAACAGACGTTTGA
- the si:dkey-81h8.1 gene encoding uncharacterized protein si:dkey-81h8.1 isoform X1 — protein sequence MGIESQGAVRPAGNLTPKQVKTFQNVEPKALGSIQIIIAVLCLCLSITILQLYEEVHFSPDVIVVVVIVVQLLVSGSILIHAGRFPSLFWVKATLVAHLVSAAFSTAVLGLLSRHLPYRQDTYHCEHCRRLEIYAVQQYCFRKCTYTVERNCKLLIDGFLATLVLFLVVELAICIVTILFGLSALAKGGMQLPGFRQRAASSHPEAVTPSQPQVEVMVSEVEPVPEREPEPKSEPIEEIPSPPTEPQVAPIDSLTDV from the exons ATGGGCATTGAGAGTCAGGGCGCTGTGCGCCCTGCAGGAAACCTGACGCCAAAGCAGGTCAAGACATTTCAGAATGTGGAGCCGAAAGCACTTGGG TCCATTCAGATCATTATTGCGGTCTTGTGCTTGTGTCTGAGCATCACCATTCTTCAGCTTTATGAAGAGGTTCACTTCTCTCCTGATGTCATTGTTGTGGTAGTGATTGTTGTTCAG TTGCTTGTGTCTGGGTCCATTTTAATCCATGCTGGACGGTTCCCATCTCTGTTTTGG GTGAAAGCCACACTTGTTGCTCACCTGGTCAGTGCAGCGTTTTCCACTGCCGTTCTTGGGCTGCTGTCCCGTCACCTGCCATACCGTCAGGACACGTACCACTGTGAGCACTGCAGGAGACTGGAGATCTATGCTGTG CAACAATATTGTTTCAGGAAGTGCACTTATACTGTCGAGAGAAATTGTAAA CTCTTGATTGACGGCTTCTTGGCCACACTGGTTCTGTTTCTGGTGGTGGAGTTGGCGATCTGCATTGTAACCATTTTGTTTGGACTCAGTGCTTTGGCTAAAGGTGGCATGCAG CTTCCTGGTTTCAGACAGCGTGCTGCCTCATCTCACCCTGAGGCCGTCACCCCCAGCCAACCTCAG GTGGAGGTGATGGTGTCAGAGGTGGAGCCAGTGCCTGAGCGTGAACCTGAACCCAAATCTGAGCCCATAGAAGAAATCCCTAGCCCTCCCACTGAACCTCAAGTAGCCCCCATTGACTCTTTAACAGACGTTTGA